A stretch of Scheffersomyces stipitis CBS 6054 chromosome 2, complete sequence DNA encodes these proteins:
- a CDS encoding Uncharacterized conserved protein (conserved hypothetical membrane protein~go_component membrane) has translation MSIPQSFMEPINDPIAIRGPQRVFQAQLLFCSSLGLISFCLFCVLRYRWPHIYAVRTLRKSSASPLQPLPRNYFGWISVIYKLTDEDILNFSGLDAYVYLEFFRMGIKVFFLLAIVALCILSPVRYYFTGNYDKDNITWGKPSNPNHPPDINDDFPKYLWVYPVFTYLFSIIVYVYLFEFTQKVLKTRQKYLASQNSITDRTIRLDGIPKKILKKNDPQILKRFIEDLGIGKVIDVKLMYDWTPMEHLFKQRRKIINRLEDLYASKNELTIDIYTQDRTPSVMPDLNVSYAPKMDAATGAKVDSEINDLSRSLININSKIRNIQDRFDSNFSTINTDENPEFKQLPSAFITMESVASAQMAAQTILDPRVYKMIVNLAPAPKDIRWENLKMSYTKRMIKSYLITTIIILSYAVIIFLVALLTSLLDLKSIIKFWPSLGKFIGKSKFLTTFVTGILPPLLFSALSVSVPYFYKFLCMHQGYSSNSEIELSTLSKNFFFNFFILFLAFMTTGTIWDYLSYISDTTKIAKTLASALRKYSLFYVDLILLQGLAMFPVKLLQISDFLILNILAKLFLLRNMFLKTPRDYRSYYYTPQVFDFGIHLPQHIFIFMIILIYSVVSTKIVTSGLVYFVLGWFVYRYQLVYNFVHPPHSTGKVWPMIFRRVMLGLIIFQLFMCGTLVLEKAILLSLLCSPLPVVTVVIFWNFEKYYVPLNTFIALRAIQNPYSFDKEFDDDRSSLSNEIEAETIQSEIDDDSIMDESSFLITGASTARTYEGALSRRRSTIDEEREQYTDYTYPYLVDPLHGPWIGFEGNIISMVQYNQGVLPADLEDGDSSIVSTNDRETIIRKKITVSEWE, from the exons ATGTCCATACCTCAATCGTTCATGGAACCCATCAACGACCCCATAGCCATCCGTGGGCCTCAGCGGGTGTTCCAGGCCCAGCTCCTCTTCTGTTCGTCTCTAGGACTCATTTCGTTCTGTCTCTTTTGTGTGTTGCGCTACCGATGGCCACATATCTATGCTGTTCGTACATTAAGAAAGAGCTCGGCCAGTCCGCTTCAGCCGTTGCCACGAAACTACTTCGGCTGGATCTCTGTGATATACAAACTCACTGATGAAGACATTCTCAACTTTTCAGGCTTGGATGCTTATGTCTACTTGGAGTTCTTCAGAATGGGCATTAAGgtgttcttccttctcgCCATCGTCGCCCTTTGTATCCTAAGTCCTGTTAGGTACTACTTCACAGGTAATTACGATAAGGACAACATCACCTGGGGCAAA CCTTCAAACCCAAACCATCCTCCCGATATCAACGACGACTTCCCCAAATACTTGTGGGTGTACCCCGTGTTCACCTACCTTTTCTCTATCATCGTATACGTCTACTTGTTTGAGTTTACTCagaaagtgttgaagacaagacAGAAATACTTGGCTTCGCAGAACTCTATTACTGATAGAACTATCCGTTTGGACGGGATACCGAAAaagattctcaagaagaacgaCCCTCAGATTTTGAAGCGCTTCATAGAGGATTTAGGCATCGGAAAAGTCATCGACGTGAAACTCATGTATGACTGGACTCCTATGGAACACCTCTTCAAACAGAGACGTAAGATTATTAACAGGTTGGAAGATCTCTATGCTTCCAAAAACGAACTAACTATCGATATATATACCCAGGACAGGACGCCTTCAGTGATGCCGGATCTCAATGTCTCCTATGCACCAAAAATGGATGCTGCTACTGGTGCAAAGGTCGACCTGGAAATCAATGACTTGTCCAGATCGTTaatcaacatcaacagtaAGATTCGGAACATCCAAGACCGTTTCgattccaacttctctacCATAAATACAGACGAAAATCCCGAGTTCAAACAGTTGCCAAGTGCTTTCATCACTATGGAATCAGTAGCTTCTGCACAAATGGCAGCACAGACCATCCTTGATCCAAGAGTATATAAGATGATTGTCAACTTGGCTCCAGCTCCCAAGGACATAAGATGggagaacttgaaaatgtcATATACAAAGAGGATGATAAAATCATATCTTATTACCACTATTATAATCCTAAGCTATGCGGttatcattttcttggttGCGCTCTTGACATCTTTGTTAGATTTGAAATCCATAATCAAGTTTTGGCCATCGTTAGGCAAATTCATTGGCAAGTCGAAGTTTTTGACAACGTTCGTCACCGGTATCTTGCCGCCATTGTTGTTCTCTGCTTTGTCGGTACTGGTACCTTATTTTTACAAATTCTTATGCATGCATCAAGGATACTCCTCGAATAgtgaaattgaattgtcCAcattgctgaagaatttcttcttcaacttcttcatcttgtttTTGGCATTCATGACCACAGGTACTATTTGGGATTACCTTTCCTATATCAGCGATACGACgaagattgcaaaaacgCTTGCTTCTGCTCTTAGAAAGTACTCATTGTTTTATGTGGACTTGATCCTTTTGCAGGGTCTCGCAATGTTCCCTGTGAAATTACTTCAGATCAGTGActttttgatcttgaatATTCTTGCAAAGTTATTCCTACTTCGGAAcatgttcttgaagacACCAAGAGACTATAGAAGCTACTACTACACACCTCAAgtctttgattttggcaTCCATTTACCACAGCACATATTCATTTTCATGATCATTTTAATCTATTCGGTAGTGTCTACAAAGATTGTCACAAGTGGTCTCGTATATTTCGTTCTTGGATGGTTCGTCTATAGGTATCAATTGGTGTACAATTTTGTGCACCCTCCTCATTCTACAGGTAAAGTTTGGCCAATGATATTTAGAAGAGTTATGTTGGGATTGATTatctttcaattgttcaTGTGTGGTACCTTGGTTTTGGAAAAGGCTATCTTGTTATCATTATTGTGTTCGCCTTTGCCTGTGGTAACTGTTGTAATCTTTTGGAACTTTGAAAAGTATTACGTCCCATTGAACACATTCATTGCATTGAGAGCCATACAGAACCCATATTCATTTGATAAAGAATTTGATGATGACAGACTGCTGTTATCAAACGAAATAGAAGCTGAAACTATCCAATCAGAAATTGACGACGACCTGATTATGGATGAGTCATCATTTTTGATTACTGGGGCTCTGACAGCCCGCACATATGAAGGTGCACTTTCGCGAAGAAGGTCCACTatagatgaagaaagagagcaATACACCGACTATACATATCCTTATCTTGTCGATCCATTACATGGACCCTGGATTGGTTTCGAAGGTAATATCATATCTATGGTGCAGTACAATCAAGGTGTCCTTCCTGctgatcttgaagatggaGATTCAAGCATAGTCTCTACTAATGATCGCGAGACCATTATCCGCAAGAAGATAACTGTCAGTGAGTGGGAATAG
- the DPM1 gene encoding dolichol-P-mannose synthesis (Dolichol-phosphate mannosyltransferase (Dolichol-phosphate mannose synthase) (Dolichyl-phosphate beta-D-mannosyltransferase) (Mannose-P-dolichol synthase) (MPD synthase) (DPM synthase)), whose protein sequence is MGSDKYSVILPTYNERKNLPILVYLLAETFKKNNIEWEVVIVDDNSPDGTQVVAKQLIDIFGADHIQLRARAGKLGLGTAYVHGLQFVTGNYVIIMDADFSHHPEAIPEFIAKQKSENFDIVTGTRYAGDGGVFGWDLKRKLVSRGANFLAATTLRPNVSDLTGSFRLYKKDALAKIIEVTQSKGYVFQMEMMVRARSLGFKIGEVPISFVDRLYGESKLGGDEIVGYLKGVWTLFTSV, encoded by the coding sequence ATGGGATCAGACAAGTACTCGGTGATATTGCCAACGTATAACGAAAGAAAAAACTTGCCCATCTTGGTGTATTTGTTGGCTGAGaccttcaagaagaacaacatTGAATGGGAAGTAGTCATTGTGGACGACAACTCCCCCGATGGTACACAAGTTGTCGCCAAGCAGCTTATTGACATCTTTGGTGCGGACCACATTCAATTGAGAGCTAGAGCTGGAAAGTTGGGTTTGGGTACAGCTTATGTCCATGGCTTACAGTTTGTCACTGGTAACTATGTCATAATCATGGATGCCGACTTCTCGCACCATCCAGAAGCAATTCCTGAATTCATTGCCAAGCAGAAGAGTGAAAACTTTGACATTGTGACCGGAACAAGATATGCCGGTGATGGAGGTGTTTTTGGTTGGGACTTAAAGAGAAAGTTGGTTTCCAGAGGTGCCAACTTCCTTGCTGCCACAACATTGAGACCAAACGTATCTGACTTGACTGGCTCTTTCAGATTATACAAGAAGGATGCTTTGGCTAAAATAATCGAAGTTACCCAGTCCAAGGGATACGTTTTCCAGATGGAAATGATGGTGAGAGCCAGATCATTGGGATTCAAGATTGGTGAAGTACCAATTTCTTTTGTCGACAGATTATACGGTGAGTCTAAATTGGGAGGCGATGAAATCGTTGGTTATTTGAAGGGTGTTTGGACTTTGTTTACCAGTGTATAG
- a CDS encoding UME6 C6 zinc finger URS1-binding protein-like protein (go_component nucleus~go_funtion transcription factor activity; zinc ion binding~go_process regulation of transcription, DNA-dependent), protein MEHQLGGNSPNTTFENEDTIKLESSIASSSPTMGIRFNQNNYGFNDQDLYQFDSNAPFIPVPPMAIAHSGAPNISSNAAFLSNLAPTPQFQNYGSGTPHNNGEFFNSSSHYSIFSNPQAAMSANSLHNSSQGQGNQPLYKLNIDSTPELINNSITGPQSVDLMYNLELGNHSLDSIPNSMIYNSREIEDSSINSVTTFQPNQETVLRSFSTAYQTMNDFGMYPYTPTINDVYTPTLSDTSFTPNSSVNNTTTSTNEEYNVRGPAPLMYKPLPSSTSSHSLDHKISKKSSITRLNNNVAASINNKKGLMLATHISNASNSPLGELSPKMSPLCNKYKAMELHSTPNKSRSVSNGSTTYSMGPGPTPISSAGLPQMDIFRHNSDSSASSYVSSETPRRKTYPTLKEVVKKSRKTSKKVKDSIDDTYGTPPKPKKYTRRRLLPRSKNGCWICRIKHLKCDEVRPICAGCAKFGIDCDYSPEKPDYVIDKNLRKEKLMDLSLVRKSKQSNDKEQIKHTQDDRYASSESLPFVDGRTRST, encoded by the coding sequence ATGGAACATCAACTAGGAGGCAATTCTCCTAACACCACTTTTGAAAACGAGGATACCATCAAATTGGAGTCATCCATCGCCTCCAGCTCCCCTACCATGGGCATAAGATTCAACCAAAATAACTATGGATTTAATGATCAGGACCTCTATCAATTCGATAGTAATGCCCCTTTCATCCCAGTGCCTCCAATGGCCATAGCACACAGCGGAGCACCCaatatttcttccaatgctGCATTCCTCTCCAATTTGGCTCCGACTCCTCAATTCCAGAATTATGGCTCGGGCACACCTCACAACAACGGCGAGTTCTTTAACAGCCTGTCACACTATTCTATATTTTCAAACCCTCAGGCTGCCATGTCTGCTAACTCATTGCATAATAGTAGCCAAGGGCAAGGAAACCAACCACTCTACAAATTGAACATCGACTCGACTCCGGAATTAATCAATAACTCAATTACAGGGCCTCAGTCAGTTGACTTGATGTACAACCTTGAATTGGGGAACCACTCATTGGACTCGATTCCTAACTCGATGATATACAACAGCAGAGAGATTGAAGATAGTTCCATCAACTCCGTTACCACCTTCCAACCAAACCAGGAAACTGTATTGAGAAGCTTTTCTACAGCATACCAGACAATGAACGATTTTGGAATGTATCCCTATACGCCAACTATCAATGATGTCTACACACCAACCTTGTCTGATACCAGCTTCACTCCTAATTCGTCTGTTAACAACacgacaacttcaacaaatgaagaatacaaCGTTAGAGGTCCAGCTCCTCTAATGTATAAACCATTGCCATCCTCCACAAGCTCGCATTCCTTAGACCATAAGATTAGTAAGAAACTGTCCATCACTagattgaacaacaacGTTGCAGCTTctatcaacaacaaaaaaGGCTTGATGTTGGCTACCCACATCTCTAATGCTAGCAATTCCCCATTAGGTGAATTGTCCCCAAAAATGTCCCCATTGTGCAATAAATATAAGGCGATGGAACTACACCTGACCCCTAACAAGAGTAGATCAGTATCAAACGGATCTACTACGTATTCAATGGGCCCGGGACCTACACCTATTTCGAGTGCAGGTTTACCACAAATGGACATATTCCGTCACaattcagattcttcagcttcttcgtACGTCTCTTCTGAAACACCGAGAAGGAAGACATACCCAACCTTAAAAGAGGTAGTTAAAAAGTCTAGGAAGACCTCAAAGAAAGTCAAAGATCTGATTGATGACACTTATGGTACTCCACCAAAACCCAAGAAATACACTCGGAGAAGATTGTTACCAAGATCCAAGAACGGTTGTTGGATTTGTCGTATCAAGCATTTGAAATGTGACGAGGTCCGTCCTATCTGTGCTGGATGTGCAAAGTTTGGCATTGACTGTGACTACAGTCCCGAGAAACCAGATTACGTAATTGACAAGAACCTaaggaaagaaaagttaatggatctttctcttgttcgTAAACTGAAGCAATCGAATGACAAAGAGCAAATCAAGCATACTCAAGATGATCGCTACGCCAGCTCTGAATCTCTTCCATTCGTAGATGGTAGAACAAGATCCACTTAG
- the NRP1 gene encoding Asparagine-rich protein (ARP protein) (RNA-binding / Ran zinc finger proteinrotein) gives MSDVYIVVHIATTCDESTTYVTKDSSELIEFAWSVVDATTLENLDKESVLVRPVNTPITPYCSQLHRITWEHVRNAGSFKDAIVKFDTYIQDNIISKNKEFSLVTFDMSKLRVQLPREARDKAVVLPPYLQHPRVFDLSTEYAKWQITHPEALSYTASSLSNVITALEVEIDSDTEDALKNPLSTSPPAAPVSSDTKTMATVNLFTKILVQLIRKSIPIEDHASVLTKPYDSAKDVSVFLSERSKILYLYNLPNDTTQSELESWFTQFGGRPIAFWTLKNLDTAEAGKTNAASNSPHKSKGIAGFAVFATHEEASESLSMNGRVLNDRAIEVQPSSTRVLDKASDLLTPFPPSKNRARPGDWTCPSCGFSNFQRRTHCFRCSFPASSAVAIQDGVNHHNNNSNHNQGHHNNNNNNHSRLHYNNSVPFRAGDWKCEVCIYHNFAKNLCCLKCGASKPALAI, from the exons ATGAGTGACGTCTACATTGTTGTTCACATTGCAACCACCTGCGATGAGTCCACCACGTATGTGACAAAGGACTCGTCTGAGTTGATTGAGTTTGCCTGGTCAGTAGTCGATGCCACAACACTTGAAAACTTGGACAAGGAGTCAGTTTTGGTGAGACCGGTCAATACACCCATCACGCCGTACTGCTCACAGCTCCACAGAATCACATGGGAACATGTCAGAAATGCTGGCTCGTTCAAAGATGCTATCGTCAAGTTCGACACATACATCCAAGACAACATCATCTCAAAAAATAAGGAGTTTTCGCTTGTCACTTTCGACAtgtccaagttgagagTACAGTTACCTCGTGAAGCAAGAGACAAGGCTGTAGTTTTGCCTCCATATTTGCAACATCCTCGTGTGTTTGACTTACTGACAGAATACGCCAAATGGCAGATCACACATCCGGAAGCTCTTTCATACACAGCTTCATCTCTCTCTAATGTCATCACTGCtcttgaagtagaaatCGATCTGGATACTGAAGACGCCTTGAAAAACCCcttgtc AACGTCCCCACCAGCTGCTCCAGTATCGAGTGACACTAAGACCATGGCTACTGTTAACTTATTCACTAAGATCTTGGTGCAGCTCATCAGAAAGTCTATCCCCATTGAAGACCATGCATCTGTGCTTACAAAACCATATGATTCTGCTAAAGATGTCTCTGTGTTCTTGTCAGAAAGATCAAAAATCTTGTATCTCTATAATTTGCCCAACGATACCACCCAGTCAGAGTTGGAATCGTGGTTCACCCAGTTCGGTGGAAGACCTATTGCATTCTGGACCTTGAAGAATCTAGACACTGCTGAGGCTGGTAAAACCAACGCTGCTTCTAACTCTCCACATAAGTCCAAGGGAATTGCTGGTTTTGCTGTGTTTGCCACTCATGAAGAAGCTTCTGAATCCTTGTCTATGAACGGTAGAGTTTTGAACGATAGGGCTATCGAAGTGCAACCCTCGTCTACTAGAGTCTTGGATAAGGCTAGTGACTTGTTGACTCCCTTCCCGCCTTCGAAGAACAGAGCTAGACCTGGTGACTGGACTTGTCCTTCGTGTGGATTTTCCAACTTCCAGAGAAGAACACACTGTTTCAGATGCTCTTTCCCTGCTTCTAGTGCTGTGGCCATCCAGGA tGGCGTCAACCACCACAATAATAACTCGAACCACAACCAGGGACATCataacaacaacaacaacaaccatTCTCGCTTGCATTACAACAATAGTGTTCCATTCAGAGCTGGAGACTGGAAGTGTGAAGTATGTATATACCACAACTTCGCTAAAAACTTGTGTTGTTTGAAGTGTGGAGCTTCCAAGCCAGCACTTGCTATA
- the UBA2 gene encoding Protein with homology to mammalian ubiquitin activating (E1) enzyme (go_funtion catalytic activity; ubiquitin activating enzyme activity~go_process protein modification; ubiquitin cycle) has protein sequence MARDTYLKKVLGDECFGRVQRTRVVMVGAGGIGCELLKDLLLTGYGEIHIVDLDTVTLSNLNRQFLFRKKDIDKSKSLTIAKAVQSFNYFGAKLVPHHGNIMDTNQFPLTWWSQFSYVYNALDNLEARRYVNKMCLFLKKPLMESGTTGFEGQIQPIYPYYSECFDCQAKVTPKTFPVCTIRSTPSLPVHCITWAKEFLFHQLFDESEISSMNNEEQIRNETDDVQEKENLAKEANELIDLRNQIKGLDGSAFIESLVVKIFQADIERLLLIDTLWKSRRKPIPLNFNALSTELQQLLHAKNNIISTDTKVWSVLENLFVLYKSGVALQSRLKSGKESFVSFDKDDDDTLNFVVAAANLRSSIFGIPLMSKFDIKEIAGNIIPAIATTNAIISGFSSLNGTKFFKHDYEQTGSVDFSPIVKESSTVFISIKPNKYITAASLVSPNESCPSSSLLSRGIMNLTNQELQENTLRWLVDELVKKYGYEDGDLSIIVGKSRLVYDVDFDDNIDSSLSELSGFEDGDLVLIQDENDELENLELYITVVNEPTTEKLPNIQLREKKAIKEKNEDEQGDSTIENNTNQDGTTMVIIEDEEDTDLVMIAEPASKKRRIAGEEYM, from the coding sequence ATGGCTAGAGATACttatttgaagaaagtcTTAGGCGATGAGTGCTTTGGTCGTGTTCAGAGAACTAGGGTGGTTATGGTTGGAGCTGGTGGTATAGGATGTGAACTCTTGAAAGATCTACTTTTGACAGGATATGGAGAGATTCACATTGTCGATCTTGATACCGTGactctttccaacttgaacagaCAGTTCTTATTTCGCAAGAAGGATATCGACAAGTCAAAGTCCTTAACTATTGCCAAAGCTGTACAATCGTTCAACTATTTTGGTGCCAAATTAGTTCCTCATCATGGCAATATTATGGATACTAACCAGTTTCCACTCACCTGGTGGTCTCAGTTCAGCTATGTGTACAACGCTTTGGATAACTTAGAAGCCCGAAGATACGTAAACAAAATGTGTTTGTTCCTCAAGAAACCGTTGATGGAAAGTGGCACTACAGGTTTTGAAGGACAGATTCAACCCATTTACCCATACTATAGCGAATGTTTTGACTGTCAAGCCAAAGTCACACCAAAGACTTTTCCAGTGTGTACTATTAGGTCAACACCGTCACTTCCGGTTCATTGTATCACATGGGCAAAAGAATTCCTCTTCCACCAATTGTTTGACGAATCTGAGATATCGAGCATGaataatgaagaacagattAGGAACGAGACTGATGATGTTcaggaaaaagaaaacttggccaaagaaGCCAACGAGCTTATTGACTTGAGAAACCAGATCAAAGGTTTGGACGGGTCAGCGTTTATAGAGCTGCTTGTGGTCAAGATCTTTCAGGCAGACATCGAAAGGTTATTATTGATTGATACATTATGGAAGTCACGTAGAAAGCCTATACCTCTAAACTTCAATGCTCTTTCTACTGAGTTGCAGCAGCTACTTCATGCAAAAAATAACATCATCAGCACCGATACAAAGGTGTGGTCGGTGTTGGAAAACTTGTTTGTATTATATAAGTCTGGCGTGGCTTTGCAATCCAGATTGAAATCTGGAAAGGAACTGTTCGTATCGTTTGACAAGGATGACGACGATACCCTCAACTTTGTTGTGGCAGCGGCCAACTTAAGGTCTTCAATCTTCGGGATACCTTTGATGTCTAAATTTGATATCAAGGAAATTGCCGGTAATATCATTCCAGCCATTGCTACCACAAATGCCATCATTTCTGGGTTTTCGAGCTTGAACGGTaccaaattcttcaaacatGACTATGAACAGACGGGTAGTGTCGACTTCTCCCCGATTGTTAAGGAATCTTCTACGGTTTTCATTAGTATCAAGCCAAACAAGTATATCACAGCTGCATCGTTGGTTTCTCCCAATGAAAGTTGTCCTAGTTCGTCATTACTTTCGCGCGGTATCATGAACTTAACGAATCAAGAGTTGCAAGAAAACACCTTACGGTGGCTTGTAGATgagttggtcaagaagTACGGTTACGAAGATGGCGACTTGTCTATCATCGTAGGCAAGTCGCGATTAGTCTACGACGTTGATTTCGACGACAACATCGATAGCTCTTTACTGGAGCTATCAGGATTTGAAGATGGCGACCTTGTATTGATCCAAGATGAAAACGATGAGTTGGAGAATCTCGAGCTTTATATTACAGTTGTTAATGAGCCTACTACCGAAAAATTGCCTAACATACAGTTAAGAGAGAAAAAGG